AATCTTGAGAAATAGAATTCTTATGcaaaaaattaatgtatcagaatcattaaatattgagaaatgagaatctgatacatgtgcatgatgtatcataataaaaaaaacttgattcatgtatcagaattcacaaaatgtgacacttatgaatattatactcgatacaagtttgatacagtagagtataaaacataaactttgaATTTATATTCCATTTTGACACCAGAGAAAAACATAATAAATCTAAGGTatagaaatattaaaatatactaaatctgatacattacagtttatgtatcagatacattggaagaatcagaatcacctaaaatgtttactatcaaaaaaaaattattggacaTCAATCAGTTCTCCTTGGTTTGGAGATATGTCTCTCCTTGGtttttttggatcgtcgttatcgctaacataaccatccatggccttctGACAACCATATCTCCATAAGAGTGCGGCATATCTTGAACGAAAGAATTCAGCGTTTAGTCCGGTACttggaatagaaattccatcactaagatattcatCAAACATGGCCAGGAAAACTCCACAATCCCTGCAAATAAAGGAATACAggaatttaaaaaaagtaaaattgacatatGAATGATTTAGGTATACATAGCCGAtgttaatactcacaagctGCCACTTCCCTGTTGCGCAATTCCTTCAACATACTCAACTGCTAATGGGTGATGTGGTTCAAGCATATTACCGGttgatttgtccttgtatgaatcaagaGACGACCAATCAGTACGTTCGTTGTTGTCAAAGAAACCACTGTCTTGCAGGTATGTTGGTAGCATTGCTGCTATCTTTTGGATCTCTTGGGAAGGGTTGCTACTTCTTCGTCTAGGCGATGAATCATACACACGTATCAATCTCCCTTTTAACACAACTACCGCaagaacccaatgaaaatccatgTCGCAGTTCACTGgaatgtatacctcatctaccaaATGCCAGGGCAAACCGGCTGGTATTGAGaaacctcttattatgttcttcacGGATCTCTCTTGATGAGCTGTAACAGTGGCCCTTGCCATATCTTCTTGTGTAGAAATGTTAGGTGGAAGGTGATAGTAGCGTGTGTGTGCATATTCGatgtaatttttgaaaatgcaaTTTGTCGTTGTGTATCGATACTGATTGCTCAACTGCATCTTCGATTTCTTCCgaaggtagtaaaatattacatcgatgtgctgcacattttaagaaagtattagttatataaCAACTAGCATCACATATCAgattatgtatgtatcagatacatttatctatctatgtatcagatacattaatatgtatgtatcaggtagttagtatgagttgtatcatattatttatgatgaaattttacCTCATCGTTCCAGCATCTGTCCAGCTGTGACATTAGGTAGAACCAGTTCTTATCTTTAGGAAATGCCACAACAAAGTCCATTTTTTCAAAGCCGAATGAAGAGCACTTAGATCTGTAATGATCCTCCTTCGAATTCCTGAATGGAAACTTGTAgtttaataacataacaaatataatacacgACTTGTATGGGTATAAGTTGAATATGTCATACTTACTTGTTGCCATGTGATTTTAGAAGTCCTTTATCTATCCATTGAGAGTAGTCTGTGACAAGCTCGGAAGGGGGTTGATAGCATATAccaaaaccttcaaaagggTGTGTCTGATGCGTAACATCTGATAAATTTTCCTTTCCCTTTTCACTCGACCCAAAGTTTGAAAGATACGGCGACTGTAAGATCTTCGAAGGAATCCTGCTTCTTCGATATGGTGTCTTCGCATCGTCAGACAATACATTAGCTTTTGATGGAAGAGTGGTTGGTAGCTGGCTATCGCGTAATAGACATTCATCCTGAACTTGCTCATGACTAACAGCTGTCAATGGCATGGCTGGTAATGGAAGTCCGTATATTAGAGCATCTATCACATCCAGAGTTTCGGTCGAAAATGGTGCTGAAGTATTGGATTCTGATGtgcttggtttgattttttctttttcaatctccTCGACTTGCTCTTCTACTTTGGCAGATTTATCATCAGCTACTCTTCCATCTTTCTTTACAGTGTTCTACACGTAATGTATAacgtcattaaaaaaattaataatgttgATTTTATCTCAGTaaagaatctgatacattacctgtaatgtatcagaatcagcaATAAGCTGATCAGTATCTGCTCTTTGTGGTTCCATTTGGTGTGCTGATACATCCTTGACGGATGGTTCATCTTCCtggaaacataataacatttaattatgatatatatgtactacatgtctagatatatatatatttaaagaggtagagcttatacaaaatatatatatatagaatcaaattattcatcaatttgtttctgatacattacctttaatgtatcagaataaaCTTGTTGATCAAATAATTCAGGAACATCTGCTAAAATGCTTTGTTCCGATATGTTGTCCACCTGATTTATCATGGTGGATGGTTCAGGTCcctgaaaacataataacatttacaactgATACATGACAATGAAAATTATCCAGaagtttaaaagcataaatatcaaatattacatgatgtatgtaccttaatatcttcctggacattagatttgtcatttttttggggtgggtcaaatttatttgcaaaattgtgCACCTCCAATCCAGTAGGTGCTTCTTGTTGTTCAACCACATGGAATGATTGatcaaaatcatcttttttaaCTTGAGATGATGTGCCAGTCATTCGGTTCGCCATACTGTCGATGGCTTTCAAAAGATCAATGTGATTTGAATCCATTTTGTTCTCCAAACGCTTGAACTTCCGGTCAACCTTGATACAAGTATATGAAAAATCAGAATGTATCAcctaattaaaagtatattgtacgtgatacatcttaaagtaataacttacgtatctctttagagacttctttatggacttcttcaatgctttgaattgcatatgaaTAATTCGATCCGAATGACCGGAAGATTCACCTCCTAAAGCTGACTTCGCCCCTGGTACATTGTCAGGAGAAACAGGCTTTTCTGATTCCTTTGGTGACTTTGCCCCCGGTTCATTGTCAGGAGAAACAAGATTTTCTGATTCATTTGGTGGTATGAAATCCTTATGCATGTTGGctgtttctacttgaattggcTTTTTAGCAGGGGAAGTCTTCATTCTCCTGGAaggaggtggagaagatgtCTTAGCGACATCCCTGGATCTctttaaaaattcagtgggtGGTGTTGTTGAGAAGTCCTCAAATCCAGTGACTTCATGAGGTTTTCTGAAATTGACCTTGGCAGCCGATGTTGAATCTTCAGGTTTCTGTTGGCTGTCATGAACGACAATAGATTCCATTTCTTATTGAGATTGGACAATGTTGGAGCATGGATActgcaaaaaaattgaataattgatacatgttaattctgatacataaacatgatgtatcagaaacattaaTCCTTCATACATGCTAAATTGATAGAAAAACAAcattatctgatacatacattcagatgtatcatgagatgtaattctagatacattataatttgatacataagataGAGTTTTCATGAGTTGTAAATACTGATAAATGAGTTTTCATGAGCTGTAAAtacctttctgatacataccattatatgtatcagaaaggttatataaagtatatgtataAGATAgattatatcttgatacatttatattctgatacataaatatatgagctgatacatctactttatgaatcaaattatactGTATCAAGGTCATGGATATATAATGTATCTTAGATTTTATGTATAATGAATCAGTGCATAAACGAATAATATTCAAAGCATGTACCTCACTGAAGATGGTAGACATGAATGTCTCAAATTTTGGCTTCACGGCGACAACACGCCAGTtaagaattctgggaattttatTACCCACTCTTACAGCAATTTCAGAGGGAACTTGAGATGCACATTCATATATCCAAACATTCAGAGCGTATGGCATGCCGCCTAGACGATACATTTGTTTGGCATTTGAAAACTCCTGACGCAttccttttatcaattttgaatatgctAATTTCCCCCATGGATATTGCTCATAACTACCATCTTCTACCATCTTGAAATCATCAACTgatataggtgcatcacctagttgagaaaaaacaaaagtatgGATGAAATAGAGAATGGCCATCTGAACGGCATCTTCGTTTGTTTTCCATCCTCCAACCAGAAAACGCTCAACGAAACGAGCTTTGTTGACCCCATTTTTGGCACCaggaaaatataaagacaatAATCTACTTGCTTGATCATCAGAATACTTGAAGTCATTCATATTACCGGTGCATCGCAAACCAGTAATGATAGCAAAATCATTTATTGTAAATCGCAGTATATTACCCTGCACATGACGAATGTGcagttcttctttgtttttttggtctacctcaagaagtaagaggcatttgatgatttgcccttGAAAGTTGCAGTTTGGCATATCTAAGTAGTGACCAAATATAGATTgcctaaataactttataccttcttcacctattgatgattcaaaatcatcaagaaaattagccctatatgccgttccgaatctcaatgggtgtgacgggatcttcttgatgacgtatttcattccctgcattgacatgaaaatggttaaatacaacttgaactctATACATGgatacgatgtatcatatgcattaagaTATCTGATGCATaagatgagattctgatacatacagaagatgtatcaaaaacaattatatattatattctgatacatacatgtatatgtatcagaatcattaaatttgaaacatcaaaaaatgacacttacACATGGTGTATCAAAAATAGTAAATCcccaaaaaaattgcatttgaaaaatacattatgaatctgatacataaatatatatgtatcagaatcattaaaacttgaaataacaaatACTGAGGCTTAAAGATGATGAATCAGAATTagtaattctcaaaaaatttcatatgaaacatacattatgtatctgatacataaatgtagatgtatcagattcattaaacttgaaataacaaaaACTGagacttaaacatgatgtatcagaaatagtaaatctcaaatatttacatttgaaaaatacattatgtatctgatacataaatatatatgtatcagagtcattaaaaattaaaacaacagaaactaaaacttaataatgatgtatcagaaatataaaatctccaaaaaaaatacatttgaaaaagataatatgtatctgatacataaatgtatatgtatcagaatcattaaaaattaaaacaacagacacttaaacatgatgtatcggAAATAAAAAACCTCCAAAagatttcttttaaaaagatattatgtatctgatacataaatgatatgtatcagaaacattaaaaccttcacaaaaaattcattctaaaacaaaaaaacttaattgaacacatacctttgggagattagggcgtgttgtaaccccttcaatctttttgactatttcattgggtgcatgtttaactgtagcttttgacttcaaattctctcgtagcttattcatcactgctggatcgttacgatgttttgatctaacttcgtcgtaaccttcccaagacgaatcagacccgggagaaacaagaattcgttgatttttagtggactgtttgagaccatgaacggaaTCCATATGTATAAGCTAAAGTATGAGAAACACAAATAGatagatttacagaagaaagcaaatgataaaaaattagaagatttatcaaagattttcagaagaaatcaaaatatacaaattttaggagaaatcataTTGAATGAGAATAAATTAAAGTTTCATATAAGGAAAGATTGATACATTACCTTATTTGTAACCTGATTAACACTTGAAGGAGCAAATTAGGGCAAGAAAAGAGGGATAGGGCGGATGTATCAGtgacttttagagagagaaaggaaaaggagggaatttggaaattttttggtgtatatgggagtaaaagtaaatatattagggGAAGTTGTGTAAAAAGGTAATTTGCCCTATATTTATTTTagaacaaattatttattttagagcAATCAGAGCACCGAAAACCTTATTTTCGTTTTTTCTTTACTCTTTCTCATTATCACAgtagtttgaaaaaaaaagtctgTTCATAAGTTTTATTTACCATCCTTTTAGCCCAACTTTTAAAGCTAATTTACCTAATGGCCATTCGACCATATTCTTTTCTAAAAGAATGACCACCGCAAGTCCTCGTCGTCCTTCATTTTCTTCTACGTCGTCTTCTTCTGTTGTTGCTGCTTcaacctcctccttcttcttccttcttcgtCTTCTTCTGCTGCTGctccttcatcttcttctccttctatgacttttggctattttttatgtaaataaaaaaacatgactatattttATTGTAGACTAAttactttattgtatatatttgaaactagACCTATATTTTATCCTCAACAAACTTTATTTGTTAGATTGTTGTTGATAACTTTTCAGAACCACgaaaaaattactagaaaaaacactttttaataaataattactgattttagcgatactttttatttattaccatttatagcaatattatgatatatctactatgtattaaaagtgaattatgcatgcaatataaatgtattataagtgttttaaaatatattatacttgtttggtaagaaattgacacaatgtattataagtgtattaaagtatgtgataaatatattatccatgaataaaacttgtattatatgagttttataaattattctcgctaatatgtattataattgtattataagtgttcagtgaaaaaaaatattattactataaatggtaaatattttctacaATTTCCCTTCTTAAAATCAGTAAAAGGGCCTTGTTGCAAGCCCAAACATCTCTTATGGGTCAGTCCATCTCAGTTGCAAAACTAAGAATTCATTTCCTCTCctttcacttttttttctttttttttttttctcttgggAAAAAATATCCAAACTTTATACCATATGTACATGCCTAGATGATCTCAATTGCTGATCAACAAGGCTCATGGCCTAGGGTAGAGATGTCTATTGCTCTTAGGAGTACTTACCTAAGGTAGACCTAAATGGTTGAACTTACGTTATAATGATTTGAATTAAGTCGACTAAATGATTTAGCTTATGTCATAGTTTGTGGCCACAAGGgcttttaaaatagaaaaatataccCCGGACAGCTATAGAAGGTAACTTATAAATTCACCCTAACCAATAGTACTTTTTGATAGTAGTAATTAGTTCATCAACCAAATTAGTGAAATATAGAGTATTGAAGATGTGTAAAATATAGGTCGTTGGTGTAATTTATAACAAGAAGTgtaattgaaaatatattttgcaAAAATGCATTTGAAGTTTTCTGCAAAAGTAGTTTGATATTTAATGTAAGGAAGTATAAACACAGTAGAGTTATGAAAACTAAAAGAATTAGGTATTGCTCTACCATACTCATTTATGAGcaatatatacaaatcaatGAATTGAACTAATTCCAAAGCAAAATAGTACTATAACATCATGACTTTCTCATTACTATTATTCTTTTCTCAAAAATACTAGTTTTcccattctttatttttatatttatcaaaGAATTAATAAAAGGAGATATAGTATATCGATCCCCTCTTATACGTCTATTATAAGTTATTAGTTTAGGatgttatttttgatatttcgAATAAGGAAAAGGGACACGCAAGTTTGAtcgttaaaattttatttataaaaaaaatagattatcGAAAAGGTCACTCTCAGCCGGACTCAAAATAAAAGGCCGTAGCTAGAATGTAATATTTCTTCTTTATTGTATTTGCCATATTCAAAACCTCAATAATGATAAACCCAACATTCAAGTCAACTTAAATGCAATAAATCCCAACACCAGATCTTCTCCCTTATGGTTagttaaaatcaataataatttataaatgcACCAAAAGACAAAAAAGATACTCACCATTTACTACACTTATAATCTTagtaatgatgttttaaatctCTAAATTGAACTATTACAACTCTACGTAGTTATTTAATATTAGGGGtggtatgaaaaaaaattaataaaaaaacttTCTTGATTTGGTCAAATGAACAACTAAAATGAAATAATTACTTTTGATATAGGAGCTAAGTAAAATGAAACGAGAGGAATACCACTTATCTAAATTTAATGGGCAGAGTTACGACTGTATCAAGCCGTGGGGGATCcaaaaatatatgtaatga
The genomic region above belongs to Solanum dulcamara chromosome 5, daSolDulc1.2, whole genome shotgun sequence and contains:
- the LOC129890806 gene encoding uncharacterized protein LOC129890806 codes for the protein IKKIPSHPLRFGTAYRANFLDDFESSIGEEGIKLFRQSIFGHYLDMPNCNFQGQIIKCLLLLEVDQKNKEELHIRHVQGNILRFTINDFAIITGLRCTGNMNDFKYSDDQASRLLSLYFPGAKNGVNKARFVERFLVGGWKTNEDAVQMAILYFIHTFVFSQLGDAPISVDDFKMVEDGSYEQYPWGKLAYSKLIKGMRQEFSNAKQMYRLGGMPYALNVWIYECASQVPSEIAVRVGNKIPRILNWRVVAVKPKFETFMSTIFSEKPEDSTSAAKVNFRKPHEVTGFEDFSTTPPTEFLKRSRDVAKTSSPPPSRRMKTSPAKKPIQVETANMHKDFIPPNESENLVSPDNEPGAKSPKESEKPVSPDNVPGAKSALGGESSGHSDRIIHMQFKVDRKFKRLENKMDSNHIDLLKAIDSMANRMTGTSSQVKKDDFDQSFHVVEQQEAPTGLEGPEPSTMINQVDNISEQSILADVPELFDQQVYSDTLKEDEPSVKDVSAHQMEPQRADTDQLIADSDTLQNTVKKDGRVADDKSAKVEEQVEEIEKEKIKPSTSESNTSAPFSTETLDVIDALIYGLPLPAMPLTAVSHEQVQDECLLRDSQLPTTLPSKANVLSDDAKTPYRRSRIPSKILQSPYLSNFGSSEKGKENLSDVTHQTHPFEGFGICYQPPSELVTDYSQWIDKGLLKSHGNKNSKEDHYRSKCSSFGFEKMDFVVAFPKDKNWFYLMSQLDRCWNDEHIDVIFYYLRKKSKMQLSNQYRYTTTNCIFKNYIEYAHTRYYHLPPNISTQEDMARATVTAHQERSVKNIIRGFSIPAGLPWHLVDEVYIPVNCDMDFHWVLAVVVLKGRLIRVYDSSPRRRSSNPSQEIQKIAAMLPTYLQDSGFFDNNERTDWSSLDSYKDKSTGNMLEPHHPLAVEYVEGIAQQGSGSLDCGVFLAMFDEYLSDGISIPSTGLNAEFFRSRYAALLWRYGCQKAMDGYVSDNDDPKKPRRDISPNQGELIDVQ